The following coding sequences lie in one Capsicum annuum cultivar UCD-10X-F1 chromosome 5, UCD10Xv1.1, whole genome shotgun sequence genomic window:
- the LOC107871366 gene encoding uncharacterized protein LOC107871366 isoform X2, which produces MALTIGNCTNSFSRFYVQAIDNTKEIKVTTKKETRQGRRGLLFSTIVAIVQVNDSQNELLKRYLKKSEENKAKNDKEVKGAT; this is translated from the exons ATGGCATTAACTATTGGAAATTGTACTAATTCTTTTTCAAGATTTTATGTGCAAGCAATTGATAATACCAAAGAAATTAAagtaacaacaaaaaaagaaacaaggCAAGGAAGAAGAGGGCTTCTATTTTCAACAATTGTTGCAATTGTTCAAGTCAATGATTCTCAAAATGAGCTTCTTAAGA GATATCTCAAGAAGTCAGAAGAGAACAAGGCCAAGAATGATAAGGAG GT